Proteins co-encoded in one Phycodurus eques isolate BA_2022a chromosome 21, UOR_Pequ_1.1, whole genome shotgun sequence genomic window:
- the eci2 gene encoding enoyl-CoA delta isomerase 2, mitochondrial isoform X1, translating into MTFMALTRLGLTRRDMLTIFMRLTVTSRGRRLSQLLSTCSAVDMLRLRAVVRLWRLSGVPTVSFHSTKTSVMGVTEEHFEEAKNKLSSLKKDPGNDVKLKIYALFKQATRGPCDTPKPGMLDFINKAKWDSWKSLGSITQDEARQQYCELIGSLVAAEGGSSARESAPPGAGGRTYDSLLVSTQDDITTITLNRPAKKNAITAQMYEEIIEALQQAAQDHSVVTVFTGAGDFYCSGNDLSNFTKIPEGGVEQMAKAGGELLRKYVKAFIDFPKPLVAAVNGPAVGISVTVMGMFDLVYATESATFHTPFSQLGQSPEGCSSYTFPRIMGFGKANEMLLFNKKLTAFQACQLGLVTEVFPDSSFQTEVWSRLKSYAKLPPASLALSKQLIRSVEKERLHAVNDAEVERLMERWTSDECFNAVVNFFQAKAKL; encoded by the exons ATGACTTTCATGGCGCTAACGAGGTTGGGATTAACTCGTCG GGACATGCTTACCATTTTTATGAGGCTAACAGTGACAAGTAGAGGACGCAGGCTGTCGCAGTTG CTCTCGACGTGTTCTGCTGTTGACATGTTGCGGTTGCGCGCGGTCGTCAGGTTGTGGCGTTTGTCCGGCGTTCCCACCGTGAGCTTCCACAGCACGAAGACGTCCGTGATGG GTGTGACCGAGGAACACTTTGAGGAGGCCAAGAACAAACTCTCCTCGTTGAAGAAAGATCCCGGGAATGATGTTAAACTTAAGATCTACGCTCTCTTCAAACAG GCCACGCGTGGTCCATGTGACACCCCCAAACCCGGAATGCTGGACTTTATCAACAAGGCCAAATGGGACTCGTGGAAGTCGCTGGGATCAATCACGCAG GATGAGGCCCGGCAGCAGTACTGCGAACTGATTGGCTCCCTGGTGGCGGCAGAAGGCGGAAGCTCCGCCCGAGAGTCCGCCCCGCCTGGCGCCGGCGGTCGCACGTACGACTCCCTATTGGTCAGCACGCAGGATGACATCACCACCATCACGCTCAATAGACCGGCCAAGAAGAACGCCATCACCGCACAG ATGTACGAGGAAATCATTGAGGCTCTCCAGCAAGCAGCACAAGACCACTCGGTTGTCACCGTCTTCACCg GCGCGGGGGATTTCTACTGCAGTGGGAACGACCTGAGCAACTTCACAAAGATTCCCGAGGGAGGGGTGGAGCAGATGGCCAAAGCTGGCGGGGAGCTGCTCAG GAAGTACGTGAAGGCCTTCATCGACTTCCCCAAGCCGCTGGTGGCGGCGGTCAACGGACCGGCCGTGGGAATCTCCGTCACCGTCATGGGAATGTTTGACCTGGTCTACGCTACTGAGAgt GCCACCTTCCACACTCCCTTTAGCCAACTGGGTCAGAGTCCAGAAGGCTGCTCGTCATACACGTTCCCTCGTATCATGGGATTCGGCAAG GCCAATGAGATGTTGTTATTCAACAAGAAGCTAACGGCGTTCCAGGCGTGCCAGCTGGGTCTGGTCACGGAAGTGTTCCCTGACAGCAGCTTCCAGACGGAAGTTTGGAGCCGTCTGAAGAGCTACGCCAAGCTACCTCCCGCC TCTCTGGCGCTGTCCAAGCAGCTGATTCGCTCGGTCGAGAAGGAGCGCCTCCACGCCGTCAACGACGCCGAGGTGGAGCGTCTGATGGAGCGATGGACGTCGGACGAGTGCTTCAATGCCGTCGTGAATTTCTTTCAGGCCAAAGCCAAGCTGTGA
- the eci2 gene encoding enoyl-CoA delta isomerase 2, mitochondrial isoform X2 → MTFMALTRLGLTRRLWRLSGVPTVSFHSTKTSVMGVTEEHFEEAKNKLSSLKKDPGNDVKLKIYALFKQATRGPCDTPKPGMLDFINKAKWDSWKSLGSITQDEARQQYCELIGSLVAAEGGSSARESAPPGAGGRTYDSLLVSTQDDITTITLNRPAKKNAITAQMYEEIIEALQQAAQDHSVVTVFTGAGDFYCSGNDLSNFTKIPEGGVEQMAKAGGELLRKYVKAFIDFPKPLVAAVNGPAVGISVTVMGMFDLVYATESATFHTPFSQLGQSPEGCSSYTFPRIMGFGKANEMLLFNKKLTAFQACQLGLVTEVFPDSSFQTEVWSRLKSYAKLPPASLALSKQLIRSVEKERLHAVNDAEVERLMERWTSDECFNAVVNFFQAKAKL, encoded by the exons ATGACTTTCATGGCGCTAACGAGGTTGGGATTAACTCGTCG GTTGTGGCGTTTGTCCGGCGTTCCCACCGTGAGCTTCCACAGCACGAAGACGTCCGTGATGG GTGTGACCGAGGAACACTTTGAGGAGGCCAAGAACAAACTCTCCTCGTTGAAGAAAGATCCCGGGAATGATGTTAAACTTAAGATCTACGCTCTCTTCAAACAG GCCACGCGTGGTCCATGTGACACCCCCAAACCCGGAATGCTGGACTTTATCAACAAGGCCAAATGGGACTCGTGGAAGTCGCTGGGATCAATCACGCAG GATGAGGCCCGGCAGCAGTACTGCGAACTGATTGGCTCCCTGGTGGCGGCAGAAGGCGGAAGCTCCGCCCGAGAGTCCGCCCCGCCTGGCGCCGGCGGTCGCACGTACGACTCCCTATTGGTCAGCACGCAGGATGACATCACCACCATCACGCTCAATAGACCGGCCAAGAAGAACGCCATCACCGCACAG ATGTACGAGGAAATCATTGAGGCTCTCCAGCAAGCAGCACAAGACCACTCGGTTGTCACCGTCTTCACCg GCGCGGGGGATTTCTACTGCAGTGGGAACGACCTGAGCAACTTCACAAAGATTCCCGAGGGAGGGGTGGAGCAGATGGCCAAAGCTGGCGGGGAGCTGCTCAG GAAGTACGTGAAGGCCTTCATCGACTTCCCCAAGCCGCTGGTGGCGGCGGTCAACGGACCGGCCGTGGGAATCTCCGTCACCGTCATGGGAATGTTTGACCTGGTCTACGCTACTGAGAgt GCCACCTTCCACACTCCCTTTAGCCAACTGGGTCAGAGTCCAGAAGGCTGCTCGTCATACACGTTCCCTCGTATCATGGGATTCGGCAAG GCCAATGAGATGTTGTTATTCAACAAGAAGCTAACGGCGTTCCAGGCGTGCCAGCTGGGTCTGGTCACGGAAGTGTTCCCTGACAGCAGCTTCCAGACGGAAGTTTGGAGCCGTCTGAAGAGCTACGCCAAGCTACCTCCCGCC TCTCTGGCGCTGTCCAAGCAGCTGATTCGCTCGGTCGAGAAGGAGCGCCTCCACGCCGTCAACGACGCCGAGGTGGAGCGTCTGATGGAGCGATGGACGTCGGACGAGTGCTTCAATGCCGTCGTGAATTTCTTTCAGGCCAAAGCCAAGCTGTGA
- the eci2 gene encoding enoyl-CoA delta isomerase 2, mitochondrial isoform X3, which translates to MLRLRAVVRLWRLSGVPTVSFHSTKTSVMGVTEEHFEEAKNKLSSLKKDPGNDVKLKIYALFKQATRGPCDTPKPGMLDFINKAKWDSWKSLGSITQDEARQQYCELIGSLVAAEGGSSARESAPPGAGGRTYDSLLVSTQDDITTITLNRPAKKNAITAQMYEEIIEALQQAAQDHSVVTVFTGAGDFYCSGNDLSNFTKIPEGGVEQMAKAGGELLRKYVKAFIDFPKPLVAAVNGPAVGISVTVMGMFDLVYATESATFHTPFSQLGQSPEGCSSYTFPRIMGFGKANEMLLFNKKLTAFQACQLGLVTEVFPDSSFQTEVWSRLKSYAKLPPASLALSKQLIRSVEKERLHAVNDAEVERLMERWTSDECFNAVVNFFQAKAKL; encoded by the exons ATGTTGCGGTTGCGCGCGGTCGTCAGGTTGTGGCGTTTGTCCGGCGTTCCCACCGTGAGCTTCCACAGCACGAAGACGTCCGTGATGG GTGTGACCGAGGAACACTTTGAGGAGGCCAAGAACAAACTCTCCTCGTTGAAGAAAGATCCCGGGAATGATGTTAAACTTAAGATCTACGCTCTCTTCAAACAG GCCACGCGTGGTCCATGTGACACCCCCAAACCCGGAATGCTGGACTTTATCAACAAGGCCAAATGGGACTCGTGGAAGTCGCTGGGATCAATCACGCAG GATGAGGCCCGGCAGCAGTACTGCGAACTGATTGGCTCCCTGGTGGCGGCAGAAGGCGGAAGCTCCGCCCGAGAGTCCGCCCCGCCTGGCGCCGGCGGTCGCACGTACGACTCCCTATTGGTCAGCACGCAGGATGACATCACCACCATCACGCTCAATAGACCGGCCAAGAAGAACGCCATCACCGCACAG ATGTACGAGGAAATCATTGAGGCTCTCCAGCAAGCAGCACAAGACCACTCGGTTGTCACCGTCTTCACCg GCGCGGGGGATTTCTACTGCAGTGGGAACGACCTGAGCAACTTCACAAAGATTCCCGAGGGAGGGGTGGAGCAGATGGCCAAAGCTGGCGGGGAGCTGCTCAG GAAGTACGTGAAGGCCTTCATCGACTTCCCCAAGCCGCTGGTGGCGGCGGTCAACGGACCGGCCGTGGGAATCTCCGTCACCGTCATGGGAATGTTTGACCTGGTCTACGCTACTGAGAgt GCCACCTTCCACACTCCCTTTAGCCAACTGGGTCAGAGTCCAGAAGGCTGCTCGTCATACACGTTCCCTCGTATCATGGGATTCGGCAAG GCCAATGAGATGTTGTTATTCAACAAGAAGCTAACGGCGTTCCAGGCGTGCCAGCTGGGTCTGGTCACGGAAGTGTTCCCTGACAGCAGCTTCCAGACGGAAGTTTGGAGCCGTCTGAAGAGCTACGCCAAGCTACCTCCCGCC TCTCTGGCGCTGTCCAAGCAGCTGATTCGCTCGGTCGAGAAGGAGCGCCTCCACGCCGTCAACGACGCCGAGGTGGAGCGTCTGATGGAGCGATGGACGTCGGACGAGTGCTTCAATGCCGTCGTGAATTTCTTTCAGGCCAAAGCCAAGCTGTGA